Proteins found in one Pectobacterium atrosepticum genomic segment:
- a CDS encoding tyrosine-protein kinase Wzc has protein sequence MAEKISVKTADTNADEIDLGRLLGTLLDNRWLIIGVTAIFLIFGILYATLATPIYKADALVQVEKNSSNKLINDITSMLPDAKPESAAEVELITSRMIIGKTVNDLALDINVQQNYFPFFGKGIARLTGATKGVLAVSRLEVPDSWKDEPIILTVTDNKNYSISAGDAVRFEGQVGRLERHDGMTLLISDIAADEGTTFSIKKLNQLTAINNILKTLTVADRGKDTGVLALSLEGEDPILTNKILNSISENYLQQNVERKSEESGRSLEFLKEQLPNVRSILDEADNKLNIFRQKNESVDLSLEAKSVLETMVALEAQLNELTFKEAEISKLYTKEHPAYRALLEKRKTLEEEKEKINKRVGAMPKTQQEIIRLTRDVKAGQEVYMQLLNKQQELSINKASTVGNVRIIDSAVVQLRPVKPEKVFIVLLSIILGGLLSVSFVLIRTILHKGIESPEQLAELGISVYASVPLSAWQQKKDRALLGKGKRGNTRSTELLAVGNPADLAIEAIRSLRTSLHFAMMEAKNNVLMISGASPAIGKTFVSANLGAVIAQSGQRVLIVDCDMRKGYAHELMGCQGTDGLSDILSGQITTDKSIRKTAVENMDFIPRGQIPPNPSELLMHSRFSQFIDWATKNYDIVLLDTPPILAVTDAAVISRHAGTSLLVARFEVNTLKEIEVSIRRFEQNGTEIKGVILNAIVKRAASYYSYGNYDYYSYEYKSDK, from the coding sequence ATGGCAGAGAAAATTTCAGTAAAAACCGCCGATACCAATGCGGATGAGATTGATTTAGGTCGTTTATTAGGGACATTATTAGATAACAGATGGCTAATAATCGGTGTAACGGCAATATTTTTAATATTTGGCATTCTCTACGCTACGCTGGCAACACCGATATATAAAGCGGATGCCTTGGTTCAGGTAGAGAAAAATAGTAGTAATAAGCTAATTAACGATATAACAAGCATGCTACCAGACGCTAAGCCAGAATCGGCTGCAGAGGTAGAGCTAATAACTTCTCGAATGATAATTGGGAAGACGGTTAATGACTTAGCGCTGGATATCAATGTTCAGCAAAATTATTTTCCTTTCTTTGGTAAAGGGATTGCCAGATTGACAGGCGCCACGAAAGGAGTGCTTGCTGTCTCTCGTCTGGAAGTTCCTGATTCCTGGAAAGATGAACCTATCATTTTAACGGTTACCGATAATAAAAATTATAGTATATCTGCTGGCGATGCAGTTCGATTTGAAGGGCAGGTCGGCAGGTTAGAACGTCATGATGGGATGACGTTATTGATTAGTGATATTGCTGCCGATGAAGGAACAACATTTAGCATAAAGAAACTTAATCAGTTAACAGCAATTAACAATATACTAAAAACATTGACTGTTGCTGATAGAGGAAAAGATACGGGCGTATTAGCATTGAGCCTTGAAGGTGAAGACCCGATCCTCACCAATAAAATACTTAATAGTATCAGTGAAAATTATTTACAACAGAATGTCGAACGTAAGTCTGAAGAATCAGGACGCAGTCTTGAATTCTTAAAAGAACAATTACCTAACGTAAGAAGTATATTAGATGAAGCTGATAATAAGCTGAATATTTTTCGACAGAAAAATGAATCAGTGGATTTATCATTAGAAGCTAAATCCGTTTTAGAAACAATGGTTGCTTTAGAGGCACAATTAAATGAATTAACATTTAAAGAAGCCGAAATATCGAAACTTTATACAAAAGAGCACCCTGCTTATCGTGCATTATTAGAAAAGCGTAAAACACTCGAAGAAGAGAAGGAAAAAATCAATAAACGAGTTGGAGCAATGCCGAAGACTCAACAAGAAATTATTCGGTTAACTCGAGATGTTAAAGCTGGCCAAGAAGTATATATGCAGTTGCTAAACAAGCAGCAGGAATTAAGCATTAATAAAGCTAGTACTGTCGGTAACGTTCGTATCATTGATAGTGCAGTTGTACAGCTCAGACCTGTTAAGCCTGAAAAAGTATTTATCGTTTTATTATCTATCATACTAGGCGGACTGCTTTCTGTATCATTTGTTCTTATTAGAACCATATTGCATAAGGGTATTGAAAGCCCTGAACAGCTTGCTGAATTGGGTATTAGCGTATATGCAAGTGTGCCTTTGTCAGCCTGGCAACAGAAGAAAGACCGAGCACTGCTGGGTAAGGGTAAAAGAGGTAATACACGCTCTACAGAATTGCTTGCCGTTGGGAATCCAGCAGACCTTGCAATCGAAGCTATCAGAAGCTTACGTACCAGCTTGCACTTCGCCATGATGGAAGCAAAAAACAATGTGCTGATGATCTCTGGTGCCAGCCCTGCAATTGGTAAGACATTCGTTAGTGCAAACCTGGGTGCTGTAATCGCTCAGTCAGGACAGCGCGTACTGATTGTCGACTGTGATATGCGTAAAGGCTACGCTCACGAACTGATGGGATGTCAGGGTACAGACGGGCTTTCCGATATCTTGTCTGGGCAAATAACGACAGATAAAAGTATTCGTAAAACTGCCGTAGAAAACATGGATTTTATCCCTCGTGGACAAATCCCGCCTAACCCTTCGGAATTGTTGATGCATAGCCGCTTTTCACAATTTATTGATTGGGCGACCAAGAACTACGACATTGTATTGCTGGATACACCGCCGATTCTTGCTGTAACCGATGCTGCTGTGATTAGTAGACATGCTGGAACTTCACTTCTGGTTGCTCGTTTTGAGGTGAATACACTGAAAGAAATTGAAGTGAGTATCCGCCGCTTTGAGCAGAATGGTACAGAGATTAAAGGTGTTATTCTGAATGCCATTGTAAAACGTGCGGCTAGCTACTATAGCTACGGCAACTATGATTATTATTCATATGAATATAAATCAGATAAATAG
- the wbaP gene encoding undecaprenyl-phosphate galactose phosphotransferase WbaP, which yields MHSFLNFRKINRIKFSLAFSDFFFFNISLILTFILIGFFGFNIYSFIPENEFFARFISHVVLSVICVSWFWVRLRHYSYRKPFWFELKEILRTLVIFSILDLAFVAFSKWDFSRYVWVLTWIFALVLVPLGRSLTKRVLDKLNLWKKQTVIIGNGKNARDAYAALQSEEILGFSIVAFFSTKKNDDRQIFNVPVLSSEDELWEQCCSEETQFIVAVDAEDYDLRDYWLKSLAKKKCRSVSVIPTLRGVPLYGTEMSFIFSHEVMILRVSNNLAKRTSRIVKRTFDIVGSISIIFVASPLLLFLAFLISKDGGPAIYGHERVGRNAKKFKCLKFRSMIVNSQEVLQELLDKDPEARAEWEKDFKLKNDPRITKVGNFIRKTSLDELPQLFNVLKGEMSLVGPRPIVEQELERYAGDVDYYLMAKPGMTGLWQVSGRNDVDYDTRVYFDAWYVKNWSLWNDIAILFKTINVVLKRDGAY from the coding sequence ATGCATTCATTTTTAAATTTTAGAAAAATAAATAGAATAAAATTCTCATTAGCTTTTTCGGATTTTTTCTTTTTTAATATTTCATTAATTCTTACTTTTATTCTGATTGGTTTTTTTGGTTTTAATATTTATTCTTTCATTCCAGAAAATGAATTTTTTGCCAGATTTATTTCACATGTTGTTCTTTCTGTTATTTGTGTCAGTTGGTTTTGGGTCAGATTAAGACATTACTCTTATCGTAAGCCGTTCTGGTTCGAGTTAAAGGAAATTTTAAGAACGTTAGTCATTTTTTCCATATTAGATTTGGCATTTGTTGCGTTTTCGAAATGGGATTTCTCCCGATATGTTTGGGTGCTAACGTGGATTTTCGCGCTTGTACTCGTCCCTCTGGGGCGCTCGTTAACTAAACGTGTTTTAGACAAACTGAATCTTTGGAAAAAGCAAACGGTCATTATTGGAAACGGTAAAAATGCCAGAGATGCCTATGCTGCTTTACAAAGCGAAGAAATTCTCGGTTTTAGCATAGTTGCGTTTTTTTCAACTAAGAAAAATGACGATAGGCAGATTTTTAATGTTCCCGTTCTCTCTTCAGAAGATGAACTTTGGGAACAGTGCTGTTCTGAAGAAACGCAATTTATTGTCGCTGTTGACGCTGAAGATTATGACCTGAGGGATTACTGGTTAAAGTCACTAGCTAAAAAGAAATGTCGTTCTGTCTCTGTCATTCCAACGTTGCGCGGCGTTCCATTATATGGAACTGAGATGTCTTTCATTTTTAGCCATGAAGTCATGATCCTGCGAGTCAGTAACAATCTGGCTAAAAGGACGTCACGAATAGTAAAAAGAACATTTGATATTGTGGGTTCTATCTCTATTATTTTTGTGGCATCACCCTTGTTGCTATTCTTAGCTTTCTTGATTTCTAAAGATGGCGGCCCTGCCATATATGGGCATGAACGTGTTGGGCGTAATGCGAAAAAATTTAAATGCTTAAAGTTCCGTTCAATGATCGTCAACTCTCAGGAAGTGTTGCAGGAATTACTCGACAAAGATCCCGAAGCAAGAGCCGAGTGGGAAAAAGATTTTAAGTTAAAAAACGATCCCAGAATCACCAAGGTAGGGAATTTCATTAGGAAGACCAGCTTAGATGAGCTCCCTCAGTTGTTCAATGTGTTGAAAGGGGAGATGAGCTTGGTTGGTCCTCGTCCTATTGTTGAGCAAGAGCTGGAACGTTATGCCGGTGATGTCGACTATTATCTCATGGCAAAACCAGGAATGACTGGGCTATGGCAGGTCAGCGGCAGAAATGATGTTGATTATGACACCCGGGTGTACTTTGATGCGTGGTATGTAAAAAATTGGTCACTATGGAATGATATCGCCATTTTATTTAAGACGATTAATGTTGTTTTAAAAAGAGATGGCGCGTATTAG
- a CDS encoding CDP-6-deoxy-delta-3,4-glucoseen reductase, which produces MTNKITLMPSGVVFECGSEKTILDSAIDQGIVLEHSCKNGSCNACEAHILSPQGEILTTILTCQVKPDCDMTLEAEYYPELANIKSKTAPCKVDSIDYPHEDIVIITLRLPPTANLTFLPGQYLDLKYQGITRSYSIASIPQNNSKIELHLKRVENGAMSSKVFGNLSANQLMQLEGPKGTFFYRNNESSGPIIFLATGTGFAPIKSIVTDLLNKGTQRDIYIYWGNRKSSLFYDPSVELWESQHANVKCSLVLSQPEEGWDGRYGYVQEFVVADIGDLNTASVYACGSQSMIESAKALLIEKGLPAANFYSDAFVVSG; this is translated from the coding sequence ATGACGAATAAAATCACATTAATGCCTTCTGGTGTTGTTTTTGAATGTGGATCAGAAAAAACAATTTTAGATTCAGCAATAGATCAAGGCATTGTTCTGGAACATAGCTGTAAAAATGGTTCGTGTAACGCTTGTGAAGCCCATATTCTTAGTCCTCAAGGTGAAATCCTTACTACCATTTTGACTTGTCAGGTAAAGCCTGACTGCGATATGACCCTAGAGGCGGAGTACTATCCTGAGTTAGCGAATATTAAAAGTAAAACCGCACCGTGCAAGGTCGATTCTATCGACTATCCTCATGAGGATATTGTAATTATTACGCTGCGTTTACCACCTACAGCTAACCTTACATTCTTGCCTGGGCAATATCTTGATCTGAAGTATCAAGGAATAACCAGAAGTTACTCCATTGCCTCTATTCCGCAGAATAATAGTAAAATTGAGCTTCATTTAAAGCGTGTAGAAAATGGTGCCATGAGTAGCAAGGTATTTGGTAATTTATCCGCTAACCAACTAATGCAGCTCGAAGGGCCAAAAGGTACCTTTTTTTATCGAAATAATGAAAGCTCTGGACCAATAATATTTCTGGCAACGGGTACTGGATTTGCACCGATAAAGTCGATTGTTACTGACCTGCTTAATAAGGGTACTCAACGAGATATTTATATTTATTGGGGAAATAGAAAAAGCAGTTTGTTCTATGATCCTTCTGTTGAGCTATGGGAAAGCCAACACGCTAATGTAAAGTGCAGTCTGGTTTTGTCTCAACCTGAAGAGGGTTGGGATGGAAGATACGGTTATGTTCAGGAGTTTGTCGTCGCTGATATTGGTGATTTGAACACCGCCAGTGTCTATGCCTGTGGAAGCCAATCAATGATTGAGTCGGCAAAAGCGTTATTGATTGAAAAAGGGCTTCCTGCCGCTAATTTTTATTCAGATGCCTTTGTGGTATCTGGTTGA
- the rfbF gene encoding glucose-1-phosphate cytidylyltransferase: MKAVILAGGLGTRLSEETVTKPKPMVEIGGKPILWHIMKMYSYHGINEFIICCGYKGYVIKEYFANYFLHMSDITFNMKDNEMTVLQKRAEPWKVTLVDTGEHSMTGGRLRRVAEYVKDDECFCFTYGDGVCGIDIQDTIAFHKRHGKLATLTATLPPGRFGALELSQGQVKSFKEKPKGDGALINGGFFVLSPKVLDLIDGDSSVWEQSPLMTLAAQGELMAYEYTGFWQPMDTLRDKMLLDELWQNGEAPWKKWE; encoded by the coding sequence ATGAAAGCGGTGATACTTGCAGGTGGGTTAGGTACCAGACTGAGTGAAGAAACGGTTACTAAACCTAAGCCCATGGTTGAAATTGGTGGGAAACCTATTTTATGGCATATCATGAAAATGTATTCTTATCATGGCATAAATGAATTTATTATATGCTGTGGGTATAAGGGATACGTTATTAAAGAGTATTTTGCGAATTATTTCCTACATATGTCTGATATTACCTTCAATATGAAGGATAATGAAATGACGGTGCTTCAAAAACGCGCAGAACCTTGGAAAGTTACGCTTGTAGATACAGGCGAGCACTCCATGACCGGAGGTCGTCTACGCCGCGTTGCTGAATATGTTAAAGATGACGAGTGTTTTTGCTTTACCTACGGTGACGGTGTCTGTGGAATCGATATTCAAGATACGATTGCCTTCCATAAGCGTCATGGCAAACTTGCCACATTAACTGCGACGTTACCACCTGGTCGTTTCGGAGCTCTGGAATTATCTCAGGGACAGGTGAAAAGTTTTAAAGAAAAGCCAAAAGGTGATGGCGCCTTGATTAATGGCGGCTTCTTTGTTCTGTCACCTAAGGTGTTGGATTTGATTGATGGTGACAGCAGCGTTTGGGAACAATCACCGCTGATGACCCTGGCCGCGCAGGGCGAATTGATGGCTTATGAGTACACGGGTTTCTGGCAGCCAATGGATACGTTGAGAGACAAAATGCTTCTTGATGAACTTTGGCAAAATGGTGAAGCTCCTTGGAAAAAATGGGAGTAA
- the rfbG gene encoding CDP-glucose 4,6-dehydratase, whose protein sequence is MVNSAFWQGKKVFVTGHTGFKGSWLCLWLQSMGAEVKGYALQPPTEPSIYQAACVDEGMSSEIGDIRDYQKMEESIRAFGPEIVFHMAAQPLVRLSYDIPVDTYATNVMGTVHLLEAVRKIGGVKAVVNITSDKCYENKEWVWGYRENEPMGGYDPYSNSKGCAELVAAAYRQSYFNADKYHEHGCALASVRAGNVIGGGDWALDRLIPDILKAFEEQRPVLIRNPHAIRPWQHVLEPLSGYLCAAQALYLNGTEYAEAWNFGPLDEDAQPVQWIVEKMVGAWGDDASWILDDGEHPHEAHYLKLDCSKAKMRLNWAPVWRLDETLNRIVTWHKAWLAGADMHQITLNEIHDYMKTQNDKGHY, encoded by the coding sequence GTGGTAAATTCAGCATTTTGGCAAGGAAAAAAGGTCTTCGTAACAGGGCATACTGGCTTCAAAGGTAGTTGGTTATGCCTGTGGCTACAGAGCATGGGGGCAGAAGTAAAAGGGTATGCGTTGCAACCGCCTACCGAGCCGTCTATCTACCAAGCCGCATGTGTTGACGAAGGGATGTCCAGTGAAATTGGGGATATCCGTGATTACCAGAAAATGGAAGAAAGTATCAGAGCATTCGGTCCTGAAATTGTTTTCCATATGGCGGCTCAGCCGCTTGTCAGGCTTTCATACGATATTCCTGTCGATACTTACGCTACGAATGTCATGGGTACCGTGCATTTGCTGGAAGCGGTGCGTAAAATCGGTGGCGTTAAAGCGGTAGTCAATATTACCAGTGATAAATGCTACGAAAATAAAGAGTGGGTCTGGGGATATCGTGAGAACGAGCCCATGGGCGGTTATGACCCTTACAGTAACAGCAAAGGCTGTGCTGAGTTAGTTGCCGCTGCGTATCGACAGTCATACTTTAATGCTGATAAATATCACGAACATGGTTGTGCGCTGGCTTCTGTCAGAGCAGGTAATGTGATCGGCGGTGGTGACTGGGCCCTCGATCGTCTTATTCCCGATATCCTTAAGGCGTTTGAAGAGCAACGTCCTGTCTTGATTCGCAATCCGCACGCGATCCGCCCTTGGCAGCATGTACTTGAGCCCCTGTCTGGATATCTCTGTGCCGCGCAGGCGCTTTATCTAAACGGTACAGAGTATGCTGAGGCTTGGAACTTTGGGCCGCTAGATGAAGATGCTCAACCGGTTCAATGGATTGTTGAGAAGATGGTTGGTGCGTGGGGCGACGATGCATCATGGATTCTGGATGATGGTGAACATCCCCACGAGGCACACTATCTGAAGCTAGATTGTTCCAAGGCTAAAATGCGTTTGAATTGGGCACCAGTATGGCGGCTTGACGAGACGCTGAACCGCATTGTCACGTGGCACAAAGCCTGGTTAGCTGGTGCGGATATGCATCAGATTACGCTAAATGAAATACATGATTATATGAAAACTCAAAACGATAAAGGTCACTATTGA
- the rfbH gene encoding lipopolysaccharide biosynthesis protein RfbH produces MSTQNLREDIAKLVEQYANQAFASKVFLAGESVIPPAGKVIGAPEIKMMVDACLDGWLTTGRFNREFERRLGEFLGVKHVLTTVSGSAANLLALATLTSPKLGDRALKAGDEVITVAAGFPTTVNPSIQYGLIPVFVDVHIPTYNIDPSKIEAAISDKTRAIMIAHTLGNVFDLSEVKRIADKYNLWLIEDCCDALGAKYNGQIVGTFGDIATVSFYPAHHITMGEGGAVFTNSSELRTITESFRDWGRDCYCEPGCDNTCNNRFGQKLGSLPFGYDHKYTYSHVGYNLKISDMQAACGLAQMDRLPDFVAKRNANFEYLKAGLASCEEFIELPEATPNSEPSWFGFPITLKEESGINRIDLVKFLDDAKIGTRLLFAGNLTRQPYFEGVKYRVVGELTNTDRIMNQTFWIGIYPGLDTEHLDFVIGKFEEFFGLNF; encoded by the coding sequence ATGAGCACCCAAAACCTAAGAGAAGACATCGCTAAACTGGTCGAGCAATATGCTAACCAGGCTTTTGCCTCCAAAGTATTTTTGGCCGGTGAAAGTGTCATCCCTCCTGCGGGCAAAGTGATCGGTGCTCCAGAAATAAAAATGATGGTTGATGCTTGTCTGGATGGCTGGCTGACAACAGGGCGTTTTAACCGTGAATTTGAACGCCGTTTGGGTGAATTCCTTGGTGTAAAACATGTCCTGACGACAGTATCAGGTTCTGCCGCTAACCTTCTGGCTCTGGCTACGCTGACATCCCCGAAACTGGGCGATCGTGCGTTAAAGGCGGGTGACGAAGTGATTACTGTTGCTGCAGGGTTTCCAACCACGGTTAACCCATCAATTCAGTATGGCCTGATTCCTGTTTTTGTTGATGTTCATATTCCAACTTACAATATCGACCCCAGCAAAATTGAAGCGGCAATTAGCGACAAAACCCGTGCAATTATGATCGCGCATACTCTGGGTAATGTATTTGATTTATCTGAAGTTAAGAGAATTGCTGATAAATACAACCTCTGGCTGATTGAAGACTGCTGCGATGCGTTGGGCGCTAAATACAATGGCCAGATCGTTGGCACATTTGGTGACATTGCTACCGTGAGTTTCTACCCCGCACACCATATTACGATGGGCGAAGGTGGTGCAGTCTTTACTAATTCATCTGAATTGAGAACGATCACTGAATCTTTCCGCGATTGGGGACGTGATTGCTACTGTGAACCGGGTTGTGATAACACCTGTAATAATCGATTCGGCCAGAAATTAGGTTCCCTGCCTTTTGGCTATGACCATAAATATACCTATTCACATGTCGGGTACAACCTCAAAATCTCGGATATGCAAGCTGCATGTGGCCTGGCGCAAATGGATCGCTTGCCGGATTTCGTGGCGAAGCGTAATGCCAATTTTGAATACCTGAAAGCAGGTCTTGCATCATGCGAAGAGTTCATTGAGTTACCTGAAGCTACGCCAAATTCTGAGCCATCATGGTTCGGTTTCCCGATTACCCTTAAAGAAGAAAGCGGTATTAATCGTATCGATCTGGTTAAATTCTTGGACGATGCGAAAATTGGCACACGTTTGTTGTTTGCGGGTAACCTGACTCGTCAGCCTTACTTTGAAGGCGTGAAATATCGTGTTGTTGGTGAATTAACCAATACTGACCGTATCATGAATCAGACTTTCTGGATCGGCATTTATCCGGGATTAGATACTGAACATCTTGATTTTGTGATCGGAAAATTTGAAGAATTCTTTGGGTTGAATTTTTAA